TCGGCAGCGATCCTAACAATACTTTCGGCGGGCATTCAATTATTATTGATCCGTGGGGAAATATTGTTGCTGAAGGCTCTGAAGAAGAAGAGATCCTTACGGGAGATATTGATTTTTCAGCTGTAGAAGCCATTCGGGAACAAATTCCTATTTTCAGGGACCGTCGTCCTGACCTATACAAGTAATCGTTTGGGAGATTAACCAAAGTGAGGAGTTCCCTTATGAATATACTAATGAAAATTGTTGAGGCTCTTATTATCTGTGGAATTTTTTCATTGGCCGTCACTGCATTAGTATTAGTCATCTTCTGGTACCCCCAGCAAAAGAAAAAGCGTGGCATTCAAAAAATTAAAAGCTGGGAATATGGAATCATAACTGTGTTGTCGCTGGCGATTATCCTTGTGGCCGTCGCTGTGAGCACCGTTGTCATTCAGATTTTTCAATCCTAACAAGGAGGATTTTGAAAACCTGGATGATGAACCGGTCAGGAAGGAACCTTTTCAGACGAACAGCAGAAGAATATATGTAGCAATTACATGGTTTTGTCAGGAAATTCTAGCTCCTAAAAATAAACAATCGAGCAGAAATCGTTGGTGATTTCGTACTCGATTGTTCCTGCTTGGATGTTTTTTCTACTCGCTTTGATTTAAAAAGGAGTTTCCTGATAAAAATAATTCGGCGTATCCATCCGGTCCTCATAGGAGCTGTGGAAAATATGGGTGGTTGCAGGGGATACTGGAGGGATTAACCATGTCCAGTCCCCTGTAGCTTCGCGTCCGCACGAATGTTCTTTTTTCTCAAACAGCTGAAACTGCTGGGCAGCTGTATGGTGATCGACCATGCTGACTTTGTCCTCTTTAAAGGAATATAACACGGCTTGGTTCAGCTCTAATAAAGCACGGTCTTTCCACAATGAGGTATTTCTTTTTGTATTCAGCCCCATAGCTTCTGCCACGACAGGAAGCAGATCATATCGAAATTCATCAGCCAAATTCCGGGCACCGATTTCTGTTTCCATGTACCAGCCGTTAAACGGCGCAGCAATATAATCAATCCCGCCGATTTCCAGCCGCATATCGGAAATAATTGGAACCGCATACCATTTTAAATCAAGATCCTTGAACCAATCATAGTCCGGATGACGCAAAGGAACTTCGACCACCTTTTCCTCAGGGATTTCATACCATCTCGGTGTTTCGTTATTCACCTGGATGACTAGCGGAAGAATATCGAAGGAGGTTTCTTTCCCTTTCCAACCCAGAGCCTCACATTTTTGGGTAAATTCTACCGAGGCGGGGTCACCAATAACTCCGTGCTCGCGTTTGTAGCCAGCATAACGAAGGAGTTGATGGTTCCATATTCTTACCTGCATCTTTTCACTCTTTGGCTTGAAAATCGAAATAGTGGAACGGATTCTTCCTTTATTAGTTGCGTAGTCCAAATGATCCAGTAGAGCATCCTTAATTTCTTCGGGGTTGTTCAAGCTTCTGTGATCAAACACTTGGAGGCTTTTCCAAAACAACCGGCCGATACAGCGGTTGCTGTTTCTCCAGGCCATTCGCGCCCCGTGTTCAAGTTCCTCATAGTTGTGTTCATACGTTCCTGTTGCACTTATCGCTTCTTTTATCTCTAACAGCCTTTTCTCCAACTGTTCATTGCTTTTTCCTAATTCCTCATAGCATTGACGAATAAACTGTTCGGCTTGTTGTAATCGTTCTTTATTCACAGCCTTATCCCCCTGTATACTTCGTTGCTCCTCCATACTACCATATTTCCCATGTTACACTCGACTGTGCCATCTTCGATTAGATGCCAACATAAAAAAGCAGCTAATCTGACCACAGATAGCTGCCGCTTCGCCTATAGGCTTTAATTGTTTTTTTCTCAGCCAAAGAACAAGTCTAAGATATTGCTTCCTTTTGATGCTTGCTGGTTATAAAACTCTGAATACCCGCATTTCTTGCAATACACTACTGTGAATTTATTATTTTGGACATCCAGCATCTTAGATAAACCAGATCCTGTCATGGAGACATCCTTTTGGCCTGCATCTTGACTTCCGCATTTTACGCACCCTTCACTCATAAAAAAATCCTCCTTTAAGTATTCTAACTATCAACTACGGAATAGTATCGGAAAAAGTTTCATTTTGCTTTGCGCGCTGCCTGCTGCACAGGGTCCCACACACTGTTATAAGGAGGAGCATAAGCAAGATCAAGATCAAGAAGCTCCTCTACAGTCATCTTGTGAAAAAGCGCTGTGGCCAGAACATCAATTCGTTTATCTGCCCCTTCCCGACCAATCACTTGTCCTCCTAGCAACATTCTTTTATCTTTGTGATACAGCAATTTTATGGTTAACTCATCCCCTGAAGAATAGTAGCCCGCAGCTGCTGTAGAATTGGTGGTAATTGTTTGATAAGGAATATGGCTTTGAACAGCTTCTTTTTCGGACAATCCGGTTCTTGCCAACGTTAAATCAAAAAATTTCAAGATGGAAGTACCGACAATTCCTTTGAATGGTTTTCGGATGTTGACCATATTCAAACCAGCTACTTGACCTTGTTTATTCGCATGAGTTCCAAGTGGGACATAATCGTTCGTATGTTTAATCCGGTGGTACTGTGTGGCACAGTCACCAGCAGCAAAGATATCGTGGATACTTGTTTCCATAAAAGCGTTCACTTGAATGGCGCCCTGATAACTCGTATAAATTCCCGTATCCTCTAAAAACGAGGTGTTTGGAACAACCCCTGCAGCGACGAGCACAAGGTCTGTTTCATATTCTCCACGGTCAGTGACGATCGTCTCTACCCTTGTATTTCCTTTAAACTCTTCGACTGATTCATTTAGGTTCAATTGTATTCTATTCCGTTCAGCTTCTTCGTGGATAAGTTCTCCCATATCCTTATCAAACAACTTCGCCAGCTGTGAGCCTCGGTCGATGATTCTTATCTGCTTATTTCTGGCTGCAAAGGCTTCAGCCATTTCCAAACCAATATATCCCCCGCCTACGATCGTGACTGTTTGGACGCGGTGATCCATACTTTGAATAATCTTCTCTATGTCTGGAATGGTTTTTAATGAATAAATTCCCTGTAATTGTTTTCCTTCCCATGGGGGGACAACCGGGTCTGCACCAGTGGCGATTAGCAGCCGGTCATATTTTTCCTGAAAGGGCTTTCCCGAGTGATGGTCTGTTCCAAAAACAATTTTATGGTCACAGTCCACTTTGGTTACCTCATGACGGGTGCGAGCATCAATACCGTATTGATCTCGAAACGTTTCCGGTGTCCTGGCAATCAATCGATCTGTAGAATCAACATCACCGCTAAGAACATAAGGCAGTCCGCATTGTCCGTACGAGTAAATTTCTCCACGCTCCAGCGTGACGATTTCATGACCTTCACTATTTCTTACCATTTGCATGGCAGCGCTCATTCCCGCTGCATCTCCCCCAATAATAACAAATTTCATATATTCAGCCCCTTCTATACACAAATCTCTACCTTTATCTTTACCCAAATTCAGCAAAAAGCAAAAGAACAGCGGATTATTTTATAAAAAACAGAAACCCCTTTACAAAAAAGAGAACTAACGATATGATCTGTTATTAGACTTTTCAAAATAATTAAAACAAAGGCGGGATGACATGAAACAATTTCCTCAATCTCAATTGCTCAAGCGTCTGCCTGATCAATTCTTTGCTGACTTAGTCAAAAAGCTGAATGCCTATAAAGCTAAAGGACATGATTTACTGAATTTGGGTCAAGGGAATCCCGACCAGCCTACCCCTGAGCATATCGTTAAAGCCTTGCAGGAAGCTACAGAAAAACCGATGTATCACAAATACCCTCCTTTTCAGGGTTTTGATTACTTAAAAGAAGCCGTTGCAAAGTTTTATAAAAGAGAATACGACGTAGACGTAGATGCTGAAACAGAGGTTGCCATAATGTTTGGAAGTAAAACCGGACTCGTTGAATTAAGTCAATGCTTTCTTGATGAGGGAGATGCCGCATTAATTCCTGACCCTGGATATCCGGATTATTGGTCCGGCGTTGCTATGGCCAATGCAAAATTAGTCCCCATGCCGTTATTGAAGGAAAACGACTTTCTTCCTGATTATAGTGCCATAGATAAAGAAGATCTGGAAAAAGCGAAACTGATGTTTTTGAACTATCCGAACAATCCTACTTCTGCAATCGCAGATCAGGCTTTTTTTGAAAAAACCATTCAATTTGCAGACCAGCATGACATTTGTGTCGTTCACGACTTTGCCTATGGAGCAATAGGATTTGATGGGGAAAAACCGATCAGCTTTCTCCAGGTTCCCGGCGCAAAGGATGTAGGCGTGGAAATCTACACATTGTCCAAAACCTACAATATGGCTGGCTGGCGTATTGCTTTTGCTGTCGGAAACAAAAGCGTAATCGAAGCGATTGAGCTTATACAGGATCATTACTATGTAAGTATTTTCGGAGCCCTGCAAGAGGCTGCTGCTTCAGCTCTGCTTGAATCTCAGGAATGTGTAACCGATTTGAAAGATATGTATGAAAAGCGACGCAATTTGTTAGTAGGAGGGCTTCAAAAACTAGGGTATGAAGTAGAACCGTGTAAAGGGTCCTTTTTCGTATGGATGAAGGTGCCGAAGGGATATTCTTCAGAATCCTTTGCAGATGCTCTGCTTGAAAACGCTGGTCTCTTTGTTGCTCCGGGGGTTGGGTTTGGAGCATCTGGAGAATCGTATGTAAGGATTGGATTGAACAATTCTACAGAGACATTAAAAGAAGCGGTTTCCAGATTTCAAACGTTTAAAGAGCTTCATCAATAAATAAAGCCTGCCTCCATGGGCAGGCTCTTTCTATCTGATTACATCGGGTAATCCCGATACCCATTCATCACGCTGATCCATTTCACAGTGGTGAATTTCTCTAATGCCCAGTCCCCTCCAAAACGGCCTAGACCAGATGCTTTTTCTCCACCAAAGGCCACGTGGGCTTCATCGTTCACGGTTTGGTCATTTACATGTATCATTCCTGTTTCCACTTGCTTGGCAAGTTCTACTGCACGGTGAATGTTTTTAGAAAAAATGGCGCCGCTTAAGCCGTAAAGTGATCCATTCGCTGTATCTATCGCTTCCTGTTCACTTGAAACCTTAATTACCGAAGCAACAGGACCAAACAGCTCATTTCTCGCAATAGGCATCTCAGACGTTACCTCTGTCAAAAGTGTCGGCACCATGACGTTGCCATCAAAGTCGCCTCCGAGCACTCTTTCTGCGCCTTCTTCAATACTCGCCTGCAGCGCTCTTTGTATTCTTTCTATCGCTTCTTTATTTATAAGCGGTCCAATCATTGTTTCCTTTTCTGACGGATCTCCTGCTTTTATACCGGCTGCTTTTTGCCTGAACCGTTCTACGAATTCATCGTGGATTTTTTCATGTACGATTAGACGGTTTACCGCCATGCAAATTTGTCCTTGATGAAAGAAGTTTCCGAATGCGGCTGCCTCTGCTGCTTTTTCAAGATCCGCGTCCTCCAA
This Halobacillus salinarum DNA region includes the following protein-coding sequences:
- a CDS encoding nitric oxide synthase oxygenase, giving the protein MEEQRSIQGDKAVNKERLQQAEQFIRQCYEELGKSNEQLEKRLLEIKEAISATGTYEHNYEELEHGARMAWRNSNRCIGRLFWKSLQVFDHRSLNNPEEIKDALLDHLDYATNKGRIRSTISIFKPKSEKMQVRIWNHQLLRYAGYKREHGVIGDPASVEFTQKCEALGWKGKETSFDILPLVIQVNNETPRWYEIPEEKVVEVPLRHPDYDWFKDLDLKWYAVPIISDMRLEIGGIDYIAAPFNGWYMETEIGARNLADEFRYDLLPVVAEAMGLNTKRNTSLWKDRALLELNQAVLYSFKEDKVSMVDHHTAAQQFQLFEKKEHSCGREATGDWTWLIPPVSPATTHIFHSSYEDRMDTPNYFYQETPF
- a CDS encoding zinc ribbon domain-containing protein, whose product is MSEGCVKCGSQDAGQKDVSMTGSGLSKMLDVQNNKFTVVYCKKCGYSEFYNQQASKGSNILDLFFG
- a CDS encoding CoA-disulfide reductase, whose amino-acid sequence is MKFVIIGGDAAGMSAAMQMVRNSEGHEIVTLERGEIYSYGQCGLPYVLSGDVDSTDRLIARTPETFRDQYGIDARTRHEVTKVDCDHKIVFGTDHHSGKPFQEKYDRLLIATGADPVVPPWEGKQLQGIYSLKTIPDIEKIIQSMDHRVQTVTIVGGGYIGLEMAEAFAARNKQIRIIDRGSQLAKLFDKDMGELIHEEAERNRIQLNLNESVEEFKGNTRVETIVTDRGEYETDLVLVAAGVVPNTSFLEDTGIYTSYQGAIQVNAFMETSIHDIFAAGDCATQYHRIKHTNDYVPLGTHANKQGQVAGLNMVNIRKPFKGIVGTSILKFFDLTLARTGLSEKEAVQSHIPYQTITTNSTAAAGYYSSGDELTIKLLYHKDKRMLLGGQVIGREGADKRIDVLATALFHKMTVEELLDLDLAYAPPYNSVWDPVQQAARKAK
- a CDS encoding pyridoxal phosphate-dependent aminotransferase, coding for MKQFPQSQLLKRLPDQFFADLVKKLNAYKAKGHDLLNLGQGNPDQPTPEHIVKALQEATEKPMYHKYPPFQGFDYLKEAVAKFYKREYDVDVDAETEVAIMFGSKTGLVELSQCFLDEGDAALIPDPGYPDYWSGVAMANAKLVPMPLLKENDFLPDYSAIDKEDLEKAKLMFLNYPNNPTSAIADQAFFEKTIQFADQHDICVVHDFAYGAIGFDGEKPISFLQVPGAKDVGVEIYTLSKTYNMAGWRIAFAVGNKSVIEAIELIQDHYYVSIFGALQEAAASALLESQECVTDLKDMYEKRRNLLVGGLQKLGYEVEPCKGSFFVWMKVPKGYSSESFADALLENAGLFVAPGVGFGASGESYVRIGLNNSTETLKEAVSRFQTFKELHQ